In Pedobacter heparinus DSM 2366, the following are encoded in one genomic region:
- a CDS encoding glycosyl hydrolase: MKLIKSFFCLTLLAACTIHTFGQAGKHRQQNEGMSALEKGFKVTPDTIQTSVYWYWMSDNISKEGVVRDLKAMKTAGINRAFIGNIGYNSTPYGKVKLFSKQWWDILHLALKTAGELGIEIGIFNSPGWSQSGGPWIRPEQSMRYLTSSETLIKGGGRVNVLLEKPKPQFQDVRVVAFRAPEAYGSTLTDLRPVLTSKPELPQLQNLIDRDTSTAITITDANQVNIDFQTEREYTARSLTIYPAAYQMTASAELQIREAGGYRTIRSFEIDRRRNALNVGFDPYAAIVISFPASTSKHFRLVLKKSMLAGQSFPKYGIREFILSSVPRVERYVEKTFAKMVQTPLPYWNEYQWPQQLVVGDKNLLIEPKNVLDVSRFMSPDGNFNWDAPAGDWVIMRMGMTPTGVNNSPASREGTGLEVDKMSKEHLRSHFDSFLGEILRRIPAADRKTWKVVVQDSYETGGQNWTDGLIEKFKARYGYDPLPYLPALQGKVVGNPDMSDRFLWDLRRFIADKVAYDYVGGLREISHQNGLRTWLENYGHWGFPGEFLQYGGQSDEVAGEFWAAGELGNIENRAASSAAHIYGKTKVSAESFTAGGKPYIRYPAYIKQRGDRFFTEGINNTLLHVFIQQPDERMPGVNANFSTEFNRHNTWFNYLDLFTAYLKRCNFMLQQGKYVADVAYFIGEDAPKMTGITEPALPSGYSFDYINAEVIINRLSVKNGRLFLPDGMNYGLLVLPALETIRPELLEKIRNLVSQGAAVMGPAPKRSPSLEHYPLADQHVSAMAKELWGNINGTTITSRKYGKGQVLYGTDLSTALNRLNIVPDYKTNHTDSILFIHRTTPEAEIYYVSNQKNKPVSVLSEFRVGNKQPELWDPVDGTTRALPQYEHKNGITTIPLKLDKLQSTFIIFKKTARKVQHTGTLNNPEELTWATIEKPWKVTFDRKMRGPVQPVIFNELLDWTQHTNNEIRYYSGTAVYRNSVELKKATAAQHVYLNLGEVKVIAKVKVNGVDVGGAWTAPWRVEITKAIKPGLNTIEISVANTWVNRLIGDSMLPPEERNTWTNDNPYHPKSMLEPSGLKGPVFISVTKY; this comes from the coding sequence GTGAAGCTAATTAAATCATTTTTTTGCCTGACTTTATTGGCGGCCTGTACAATCCATACCTTTGGTCAGGCTGGAAAACACCGTCAGCAAAATGAGGGCATGTCTGCGCTGGAAAAAGGCTTCAAGGTAACACCCGATACGATTCAAACCAGTGTATACTGGTACTGGATGTCGGACAACATCTCAAAAGAAGGGGTGGTCAGGGATCTTAAAGCGATGAAAACTGCGGGCATCAACAGAGCTTTTATCGGGAATATCGGATACAATTCTACCCCATACGGGAAGGTAAAACTATTTTCTAAACAATGGTGGGACATCCTCCACCTTGCTTTAAAAACGGCCGGCGAACTCGGAATAGAGATCGGCATTTTTAACAGTCCAGGCTGGAGCCAGTCTGGCGGGCCATGGATCAGGCCAGAGCAGTCCATGAGGTATCTGACCTCCTCTGAAACCCTTATTAAGGGCGGGGGCAGGGTGAATGTCTTGCTGGAAAAACCCAAGCCTCAATTTCAGGATGTCAGGGTTGTTGCTTTCAGGGCACCTGAAGCTTATGGCAGTACGCTTACAGACCTTCGTCCGGTTCTGACCTCTAAGCCCGAATTGCCGCAGCTACAAAATCTGATAGACCGCGATACCTCAACGGCAATTACTATAACAGATGCCAATCAGGTGAACATAGACTTCCAGACAGAGAGGGAGTATACGGCCCGAAGCCTGACAATTTATCCGGCCGCTTACCAGATGACCGCTTCTGCCGAGCTTCAGATCAGGGAAGCAGGCGGTTATCGTACAATAAGATCCTTTGAAATTGACCGCAGGAGAAATGCCTTAAATGTTGGTTTCGATCCCTATGCAGCCATAGTGATTTCTTTTCCGGCAAGTACTTCAAAGCACTTCCGCTTAGTTTTGAAAAAAAGCATGTTGGCCGGCCAGTCTTTCCCTAAATATGGGATCAGGGAATTTATCCTTTCTTCTGTGCCCAGGGTTGAGCGGTATGTAGAAAAGACTTTTGCCAAAATGGTCCAAACACCCCTTCCTTATTGGAATGAATACCAATGGCCTCAGCAGCTCGTAGTTGGGGATAAAAATTTGTTGATCGAGCCGAAAAATGTCCTGGATGTATCCCGGTTTATGTCGCCAGATGGGAACTTTAACTGGGATGCTCCTGCCGGAGACTGGGTTATTATGAGAATGGGGATGACACCGACCGGGGTAAACAACAGTCCTGCTTCCAGAGAAGGTACGGGCCTGGAAGTTGATAAAATGAGCAAGGAACACCTCAGGTCTCATTTTGACTCCTTTCTTGGAGAAATTTTGAGGCGCATACCAGCCGCTGACAGAAAGACCTGGAAGGTGGTGGTCCAGGATAGCTACGAAACGGGGGGACAGAACTGGACGGACGGATTGATCGAAAAATTTAAGGCCAGGTATGGCTATGATCCCCTGCCTTACTTACCTGCCTTACAGGGAAAGGTGGTGGGTAACCCGGACATGTCCGATCGTTTTTTATGGGATTTAAGAAGGTTCATTGCAGACAAGGTGGCCTATGATTATGTGGGCGGACTGCGCGAAATCAGCCATCAGAACGGCCTCCGCACATGGCTAGAAAATTACGGTCACTGGGGCTTCCCGGGCGAATTTTTACAATATGGAGGCCAGTCGGACGAAGTTGCGGGCGAATTCTGGGCTGCCGGGGAATTGGGGAATATCGAAAACAGGGCGGCCTCTTCTGCAGCACATATATACGGGAAAACAAAAGTATCGGCAGAGTCTTTTACCGCAGGTGGCAAACCGTATATCCGCTATCCGGCTTACATTAAACAGCGGGGCGACCGGTTTTTTACTGAAGGGATCAACAATACGCTGCTCCATGTATTCATTCAGCAGCCAGATGAAAGGATGCCCGGTGTTAACGCCAACTTTAGTACCGAATTTAACAGGCACAATACCTGGTTCAATTATCTGGACCTGTTTACAGCCTATTTAAAACGATGCAATTTTATGCTCCAGCAAGGAAAGTACGTGGCAGATGTAGCTTATTTTATTGGAGAAGATGCACCTAAAATGACCGGGATAACCGAACCTGCATTACCATCCGGATATTCTTTTGATTACATCAATGCTGAAGTGATCATAAACCGGCTCTCTGTTAAAAACGGCCGCCTGTTCTTGCCTGACGGGATGAACTATGGTTTATTGGTATTGCCTGCACTGGAAACAATACGGCCGGAATTACTTGAAAAAATCCGTAACCTGGTAAGTCAGGGTGCTGCGGTTATGGGCCCTGCCCCTAAGCGTTCGCCAAGTCTGGAACATTATCCTTTGGCCGATCAGCACGTGTCTGCTATGGCAAAAGAACTTTGGGGCAACATTAACGGAACAACCATAACCTCACGCAAATATGGTAAGGGGCAGGTACTTTATGGTACGGATCTTTCCACTGCATTGAACAGGCTTAATATCGTTCCTGACTACAAAACAAACCATACCGATTCTATACTTTTTATCCATCGGACAACACCCGAGGCCGAGATCTATTATGTAAGTAACCAGAAAAACAAGCCGGTCAGTGTGCTTTCCGAATTCAGGGTGGGCAATAAGCAGCCGGAGCTTTGGGACCCGGTTGATGGCACAACACGTGCCCTGCCCCAATACGAACATAAAAATGGGATAACTACTATCCCTTTAAAGCTGGACAAGCTGCAGAGTACATTTATTATCTTTAAAAAAACCGCTCGCAAAGTACAGCATACTGGAACACTAAATAATCCGGAGGAGCTTACATGGGCAACAATTGAAAAACCCTGGAAAGTAACCTTTGACCGTAAGATGCGCGGTCCTGTACAGCCGGTAATATTTAATGAGCTGCTCGATTGGACGCAGCATACCAATAACGAGATTAGATATTATTCCGGTACGGCTGTTTATCGCAATTCTGTTGAATTAAAGAAAGCCACTGCCGCTCAGCACGTTTACCTGAATTTGGGAGAAGTAAAGGTTATAGCCAAAGTAAAAGTAAACGGTGTTGATGTAGGAGGTGCATGGACAGCACCATGGAGGGTAGAGATCACCAAAGCCATAAAACCGGGACTGAACACCATTGAAATAAGTGTGGCGAACACCTGGGTAAACCGTCTGATCGGCGATAGCATGTTGCCGCCGGAAGAACGGAATACCTGGACAAATGACAACCCTTATCACCCGAAAAGTATGCTCGAACCATCAGGATTAAAAGGCCCGGTGTTTATAAGCGTGACTAAATATTAA
- a CDS encoding alpha-L-rhamnosidase C-terminal domain-containing protein, protein MKKKSIISAFLLSILYMVPGRAQNTPVGSPVGLMCDLVSATVDVRPVLIFNKTPAFSWELSAEKKGLVQIAYQLLVSDDLEELNRDVGKVWDSGKIMSSLSAGVLLKNTTLKPNTRYYWKVKIWDSQKAASPYSRAVSFLTGDTLSAYKNPSYPLQITEQQPVSLKAIGKIYQADFGKDAFAQLKLQLSSTFGGDTVFVRLGEILDKDGNIDRKPPGKIRYAQYVLVLQKGTHTYKLSIYKDNINTRPAAIKMPAYVGEVTPYRYCEIEGYKQQIQKELLTRLFVHYKFDDEGSSFHSSDSTLNAIWDLCKYSIKATSFTGMYVDGDRERIPYEADAYINQLSHYAVDKEFTIARNSHEYLITHPTWPTEWNLQSVLIAWNDYLYTGDIRSVAHYYKDLQAKTLLSLTDSTGLISTLNGLLNDDVKASIHLKDATLKDIVDWPRNTETDGFVFTKYNAVVNAFHYRALVLMEQIAKQLGKTSDAHMYRKSAANVKAAFQKMFFDPARNIFVDGIGTDHASLHANAFALALGLVNDQHKNSVMAFIRSKGMACSVYGSQFLLDGVYDACDGDYGLSLLTSKTDRSWFNMIKVGSTITLEAWDNKYKPNQDWNHAWGAAPANIISRKLMGIEPITPGWTRFSIKPQIGSLEHARITVPTVKGKIKVAYVQRKDSFTMDVEIPGNTSAQVSLPLKNESRYEVLLDGSPVKTSRENQTVLVDYLGSGKHTLHIVYKK, encoded by the coding sequence ATGAAAAAGAAATCAATAATATCGGCTTTTCTGTTATCCATCCTCTATATGGTTCCCGGAAGGGCTCAAAACACTCCGGTCGGGTCACCAGTGGGACTGATGTGTGACCTGGTGTCTGCAACAGTTGATGTTCGGCCGGTACTTATATTTAACAAAACACCTGCCTTTAGCTGGGAATTGTCTGCAGAAAAGAAAGGGTTGGTCCAGATAGCTTATCAGCTATTGGTGTCTGATGATCTGGAAGAACTAAACCGGGATGTGGGCAAGGTTTGGGATTCCGGAAAAATAATGAGCTCCCTATCTGCTGGAGTTTTGTTAAAAAATACCACACTGAAACCAAATACACGCTATTATTGGAAAGTTAAGATATGGGATAGCCAGAAGGCGGCGAGCCCCTACTCCAGGGCCGTATCATTTCTAACGGGCGATACGCTGTCCGCTTATAAAAATCCCTCTTATCCCTTACAAATTACCGAACAGCAGCCGGTTTCATTAAAGGCAATCGGCAAAATTTACCAGGCCGATTTCGGCAAGGATGCTTTTGCACAGCTCAAACTTCAGCTGTCTTCAACATTTGGAGGTGATACCGTATTTGTACGTTTGGGCGAAATTTTGGATAAGGATGGCAACATTGACCGGAAGCCCCCTGGAAAAATCCGTTATGCACAATATGTTCTGGTTTTGCAAAAAGGTACACACACCTACAAACTCAGTATTTATAAAGATAACATCAATACCAGGCCTGCCGCCATTAAAATGCCTGCTTACGTTGGCGAGGTAACCCCATATAGATATTGTGAAATCGAAGGTTATAAGCAGCAAATACAAAAAGAGTTATTAACCAGATTGTTTGTCCACTATAAATTCGATGACGAAGGCTCATCCTTCCATAGTTCTGATTCCACTTTGAATGCCATATGGGATTTATGTAAGTATTCGATAAAGGCAACGTCTTTTACAGGGATGTATGTAGATGGCGACAGGGAACGTATCCCCTATGAAGCAGATGCTTACATCAACCAGCTCAGCCATTATGCGGTAGACAAAGAGTTTACAATAGCACGTAATTCACACGAATACCTCATTACACACCCTACCTGGCCAACGGAATGGAACCTTCAATCTGTTTTAATCGCCTGGAATGATTACCTGTATACCGGGGATATCCGCTCTGTAGCTCATTATTACAAAGACCTCCAGGCCAAAACCCTCCTTTCATTAACCGATTCAACAGGACTGATCAGTACGTTAAACGGACTATTGAATGACGATGTTAAAGCTTCGATACATCTGAAGGATGCAACCTTAAAAGACATCGTCGATTGGCCAAGAAATACCGAAACAGATGGTTTTGTATTTACAAAGTACAATGCGGTGGTCAACGCGTTTCATTATCGGGCGCTTGTGCTCATGGAACAGATCGCAAAGCAGCTGGGTAAAACTTCCGATGCCCATATGTACCGGAAAAGTGCAGCCAATGTTAAAGCCGCATTCCAAAAAATGTTTTTTGACCCGGCCAGGAATATTTTTGTTGACGGTATTGGTACCGATCATGCTTCATTGCATGCCAACGCCTTTGCTTTAGCCCTGGGCTTGGTAAACGATCAGCATAAGAACAGCGTTATGGCTTTCATCAGGTCAAAAGGCATGGCCTGTAGTGTTTATGGAAGCCAGTTTTTATTGGACGGGGTTTATGATGCCTGCGATGGCGACTATGGTTTGTCGCTGCTTACTTCAAAAACCGACCGGAGCTGGTTCAATATGATTAAAGTAGGCAGTACCATTACACTGGAAGCCTGGGACAATAAATATAAGCCCAATCAGGATTGGAACCATGCATGGGGTGCTGCGCCTGCAAATATCATTTCGCGTAAACTAATGGGTATCGAACCCATAACGCCCGGTTGGACAAGGTTCTCTATAAAACCTCAAATAGGATCGCTGGAGCATGCGCGTATCACCGTTCCTACTGTTAAGGGAAAGATCAAGGTAGCCTATGTACAAAGGAAAGATAGTTTCACTATGGATGTTGAAATACCGGGGAATACTTCGGCCCAGGTAAGCCTCCCGCTTAAAAATGAAAGCAGATACGAAGTTTTGTTAGATGGTAGTCCGGTTAAAACAAGCAGGGAAAATCAAACAGTTCTGGTAGACTACTTAGGCTCAGGCAAGCATACATTGCATATCGTTTATAAAAAATAA
- a CDS encoding alpha/beta hydrolase: MNKLHYLTATLFCLLAIGLRAQEVIPLYPDGQVPFAKEGGEMPKLTVFQPARNLAKGTAVIVCSGGSYGGRANRVEGIPACNKLMEAGITAFLLDYRLPKAEKMERKEIVPLTDAQRAIQYLREHAGQYKIDPSRLGIMGFSAGGHLVSTVGTRFAESELYNPKGTSLRPDFMVLVYPVISFADSLTHKISRMNLLGPEITAEEIKAYSNELQVTMQTPPSYLSSGMDDKIVDVRNSLYFSAALRQYRIPVELFLYEKGRHGYGVNNTQAQVQWIDDCIQWIKKERYKK, from the coding sequence ATGAATAAGCTACATTATTTAACCGCCACATTGTTTTGTCTGCTGGCAATCGGACTCAGGGCCCAGGAAGTGATACCGCTGTATCCCGATGGGCAGGTTCCTTTTGCCAAAGAAGGGGGAGAAATGCCAAAACTGACCGTTTTCCAACCTGCCCGAAACCTGGCGAAAGGTACAGCGGTTATTGTTTGTTCCGGAGGATCCTATGGAGGCCGGGCCAACAGGGTTGAAGGCATCCCTGCCTGTAACAAACTGATGGAAGCAGGCATTACTGCATTTCTTTTGGACTACCGGCTGCCAAAAGCAGAAAAAATGGAACGTAAGGAAATTGTGCCTTTAACAGATGCGCAACGGGCCATCCAATACCTGAGGGAACATGCGGGCCAGTATAAGATCGATCCTTCCCGTTTGGGGATAATGGGCTTTTCTGCAGGGGGGCATCTGGTGTCAACTGTGGGTACCCGCTTTGCTGAATCGGAACTCTATAACCCGAAAGGCACTTCATTGCGGCCCGACTTTATGGTGCTGGTCTATCCGGTAATAAGTTTTGCAGATTCATTGACCCATAAAATTTCCCGGATGAACCTGCTGGGGCCTGAGATTACCGCAGAAGAAATCAAGGCATATTCCAATGAATTGCAGGTAACCATGCAAACACCGCCCAGCTACCTTAGTTCCGGAATGGATGATAAAATTGTAGACGTAAGAAATAGTCTTTATTTTTCCGCCGCACTGCGGCAGTATCGCATTCCGGTAGAGTTGTTTCTGTACGAAAAAGGGCGTCATGGATATGGTGTAAATAATACCCAAGCACAAGTACAGTGGATAGACGATTGTATCCAATGGATCAAAAAAGAACGTTATAAGAAATGA
- a CDS encoding polysaccharide lyase family 8 super-sandwich domain-containing protein, giving the protein MKLNLRSLLLAMLPIFGIAFGAAAQTLLSLNKPASASTTEGSYFAANAVDNNTATYWSSTSNGYIQTLTVDLGSIRDIDHVVIQFADGRYAVTFDIQGSTNGITWNTLKTIPPTNSLSLLTINGTYGWYRYIRFNGRGRANTAGYRISDFKVYGDGDPTSSQQADMDTVAGRLISQYSKQEKQDLTFFLTTMLPNGQWPGVNYTGDNWPRHTLWLNRLAQAYRNPSNVLYNHPDVPAKFMLAMRHFINANYVSSNWHDNEIRSPNNVVSALLLMRGAIPNDSLMTYAATVVDQTDNPDHRGANRSWVSTTMIRKGLVMDSYKTVTKGYQSMVNGLNIANMSIAEGIRIDSSFHQHRTQIQTGSYGMIFVDDEVKYLNIAAGTSFNSIYTTTYKNNLRGVILGGLRNLSYRNTLDFGIIGRSVSGANSLLNKISAGLLDTQAVNDPVNNASYQSWKAHLAGAAFPFSRAKHFWLSNMVVSRGANFYMSAKITSSRNTGAEAIKGTNLKGWNLPFGATNILVTGNEYDNIFPSWNWSRIPGTTSEMNEAAASTTFGTVDGYVTASNVYGGGLSVNEVGIIAFQQDNKRGVTANKAYFLLENMMVCVGNSITASKSNEIVTTVNQTKLDGAITIRDDGSTYTFSGDSLTTNKLNWVNHGQVGYLFPNGGYFSLTNKSQTGTWASLGGGTGSVTNQMFNLYVRHSPTPTNRTYYYIVAPNKSAGDMTTLYANHGFELASNTSTVQAIYHNGTNKQYAAVFYGAGQVTMPDGLVIKSDKKAIVQVKKYSTNYRISVSDPEYTGSNITITLNLHLTGAGTSYAGGETAINLSMYSGDEKGKTNTGFYNIVNDGSLMAKSDQQNNEIMLYPNPATSTLTVKGVSKDAKIEVYDLWGRKYKTVTGNSVEVSELQNGPNYFLRIYDKGKVIRKQFIKE; this is encoded by the coding sequence ATGAAACTAAATTTACGATCTCTGCTCCTTGCCATGCTCCCGATTTTTGGCATTGCTTTTGGCGCGGCTGCGCAAACATTGCTGTCGCTGAATAAACCGGCATCGGCATCTACAACAGAAGGTTCCTACTTCGCTGCTAACGCCGTGGATAACAATACGGCCACTTACTGGTCATCAACTTCTAATGGTTATATCCAGACACTTACGGTAGACCTCGGGAGTATTCGGGATATAGACCATGTTGTTATTCAATTTGCCGACGGACGATATGCCGTAACTTTTGATATCCAGGGTTCAACAAATGGAATAACCTGGAATACACTAAAAACAATTCCACCCACTAACAGCCTTTCCCTGCTCACTATAAACGGAACCTATGGTTGGTATAGGTATATCAGGTTTAACGGACGCGGCAGGGCAAATACGGCCGGGTATCGGATTTCAGATTTTAAGGTTTATGGGGATGGGGATCCGACCAGTAGCCAACAGGCAGATATGGATACTGTTGCCGGCAGGCTAATCAGCCAATACTCGAAGCAGGAAAAGCAGGATCTTACCTTTTTCCTTACAACGATGTTGCCTAATGGACAATGGCCTGGTGTAAATTATACTGGTGACAATTGGCCGCGACATACACTTTGGCTAAATCGCCTGGCACAGGCTTATCGCAATCCGTCCAATGTTTTGTATAATCATCCTGATGTACCTGCCAAATTTATGTTGGCCATGAGACACTTTATCAATGCTAATTACGTGTCATCTAACTGGCATGATAATGAAATACGTTCGCCGAATAATGTGGTGTCGGCTTTGCTGCTGATGAGAGGAGCGATACCAAACGATTCTCTTATGACTTATGCGGCAACTGTAGTTGACCAAACCGATAATCCTGATCACAGAGGTGCCAACCGATCTTGGGTTTCTACAACGATGATACGAAAGGGATTGGTGATGGACAGTTATAAAACGGTTACGAAAGGTTACCAGAGTATGGTTAATGGGTTAAATATTGCCAATATGAGCATAGCCGAGGGCATCCGGATAGATAGCAGTTTCCACCAGCATCGAACCCAAATCCAAACAGGCAGCTATGGAATGATATTCGTAGATGATGAGGTGAAGTATCTCAATATCGCTGCGGGAACCAGTTTCAATTCAATTTATACGACAACTTATAAAAACAACCTTAGGGGAGTGATATTAGGTGGCCTTCGCAATCTCAGCTACCGCAACACGCTGGACTTTGGAATTATTGGGAGGTCGGTTAGTGGTGCCAATAGTCTTTTAAATAAGATCTCTGCAGGTTTATTGGATACACAAGCTGTAAATGATCCCGTAAACAATGCGTCTTATCAGAGCTGGAAGGCGCATCTGGCTGGAGCTGCATTCCCATTTTCAAGGGCGAAACATTTTTGGCTATCCAATATGGTGGTCAGTCGGGGAGCGAATTTCTATATGTCCGCAAAGATTACTTCTTCACGTAATACAGGTGCAGAGGCCATTAAGGGGACAAATTTAAAAGGCTGGAATTTGCCTTTCGGTGCAACTAATATCCTGGTTACCGGCAACGAATATGATAACATTTTTCCGAGTTGGAATTGGTCGCGTATTCCTGGTACTACGTCCGAAATGAATGAGGCAGCCGCATCAACCACCTTTGGAACGGTAGATGGTTATGTGACTGCCTCCAATGTCTATGGGGGTGGTCTTTCGGTCAACGAAGTAGGGATCATCGCCTTTCAGCAGGACAACAAAAGGGGGGTTACCGCAAATAAAGCCTATTTCTTGCTGGAGAACATGATGGTGTGTGTTGGCAATAGCATTACCGCATCAAAATCGAACGAAATAGTAACAACTGTCAATCAGACCAAGTTGGACGGGGCCATTACCATTCGGGACGATGGTTCTACCTATACCTTCTCGGGCGATTCGCTCACAACCAATAAACTAAACTGGGTGAACCATGGACAGGTAGGATATCTGTTTCCTAATGGTGGGTACTTTTCGCTTACAAATAAATCTCAAACGGGTACCTGGGCAAGTCTGGGCGGGGGCACCGGCAGTGTTACCAACCAAATGTTCAACCTTTACGTAAGACACAGCCCTACGCCAACCAACCGTACCTATTATTATATCGTGGCACCCAATAAGTCTGCTGGTGACATGACGACACTTTATGCCAATCACGGATTCGAACTTGCAAGTAACACTTCTACCGTACAGGCCATTTACCACAATGGCACCAATAAGCAATACGCTGCAGTTTTCTATGGTGCTGGTCAGGTAACCATGCCAGATGGACTGGTGATCAAATCGGATAAAAAGGCGATAGTGCAGGTCAAGAAATATTCAACAAATTACCGGATATCGGTTTCAGATCCGGAGTATACCGGCTCCAACATCACCATTACGCTTAACCTGCACTTAACCGGTGCCGGCACATCTTATGCGGGCGGAGAAACTGCCATCAACCTGTCTATGTATTCCGGAGATGAAAAAGGGAAAACGAATACAGGTTTTTATAACATTGTTAACGATGGATCGCTTATGGCTAAATCCGATCAGCAGAACAATGAAATCATGCTTTATCCAAATCCTGCTACTTCAACACTTACAGTTAAGGGTGTTTCTAAAGACGCGAAAATTGAGGTTTATGACCTGTGGGGCCGTAAGTATAAAACGGTGACCGGGAATTCGGTAGAGGTAAGCGAGCTGCAAAATGGCCCCAATTATTTTCTGAGAATTTACGATAAGGGCAAAGTTATCCGGAAGCAGTTCATCAAAGAGTAA